DNA from Asanoa sp. WMMD1127:
CCGCGGCGCTGTGGGCGTCGTGGGCGCCGGCGGAGGCGATCGGGCCGGTCAACCCGGTCGACGGCGGCCCCGAGCTCAGCGGCTTCCTGGTGGTGGTCGAGCAGAACGCCACGCTGACCAGCAACGAGAGCGAAGGGCCGGTGGCGATCGGTGGCGACCTCACCATCGGCGGCACCTACCAGATCTCGTCGAACACCGGGCACACGTACGGGACGGATGCCCAGCCGACAGCGCTGGTGATCGGCGGCCGGGCGCTGCTGACGACGCCGCCGAGCCTGGCCAGCGGCTATCTCCAGGTCAACAACAACAAGTACCTCAAGATCGGCGACACCACCGGGGTGGCGGTCCTCGACCAGGCCAACATCCTGCAGATCGTCCCGGACCCGCCGGCCGACCCCAACACGTTCCCGCGGGTGCAGAACGGCGCCAACCAGACGCCGGCGAGTGCGACCGCCGCGACCGGCATCGACTTCGCGGGCGCGTTCGCGACCTACCGGAGCCGCGCGGAAGAGATGGCCACCTGCCCGGGCACGGTGACGCTGCGGAACGCCAACGGGGGTCCCATCGCGCGGCCGATCACGTCGCCGACGCAGGTGTACGTGGACCTCACCAACAACCAGACGAACGTGCTCAACCTGACGGCGTCCGAGATGGACAACATCGTCAGCATCACCTACAACGATCCGCCGACGGCCAACAGGCCGGTCCTGATCAACGTCGACACCGGGCCCAGCTACACCTGGAACCCGCCGACGTCCGCAGGGGTGGGCGGGCAGCAGGCGTCGTACATCCTCTACAACTTCCCGAACGTCACGGACCTGACCCAGACGGGGGCCAACTCCGTCGAGGGCACGGTGTACGCGCCGAACGCCACGCTGACCGACACGAACTCGGGCAACATCGAGGGCAGCGTCATCGTGTCGAACCTGGTGCACGGCACGGCGTCGGCCAACGGCGGCGAGATGCACAACTTCCCGTTCGACACGACCATCCAATGTGTCTCGTCGACCCCGACGCCGACTCCGACCGTGACGCCGACGGGCACGCCGACGCCGACCCCGACGGCCACGCCTACGCCCACGCCTACGCCGACCCCGACCCCGACCCCGACGCCGACGGGCAGCCCGACGCCCACGCCGACCCCGTCGGGCACCGGGTCACCGACACCGACGCCCACCGGCAGCCCGACGCCGACACCGTCCGACACGTTCGTGCCGCCGGTGTGGCCGACCGAGCGTCCGCCCTACGTGCCGCATCCGGGCATCGGCGGCGGCCGGCCACCGGGCGACATGCCCGTGACCGGTTCCCCGGTCAAGCCGATCGCCATCGGCGGCGCGCTCGCCGTGCTGACCGGCCTGGGAGTGCTGCTCCTGGTCCGCCGCCGGCGGGGCCTGACCGAGTCCTGACCTAAGCCGACGAAGGCCCGGCGCGGGGATGTCCCGCGCCGGGCCCGTCGTCTCAGGCCGACCGAAGGACGATGTCCGTCAACTCGCTCAGCGTCTCGATGCGCCAGGTCGCCCGCGAGAAGTCATGTGTTCTCGTGAAGTCGTTGTGGACGACCACACAGTCGATACCGGCCGCGACGGCTGAGCTCAGCCCCCGCGCCGAATCCTCGACGACCAGCGTCTCGCCCTTGGTGGCGCCGAAGCGCTTCAACCCGGTCAGGTACGGCTCCGGGTGGGGCTTGGCACGCTCGTAGTCCTCCCGGACGAGCACGAAATCCATGAACTGCCGGATCCGGCGCGCCTCGTGGATGACCTCGAAATCCCTGCGCTTCGCGGTCGTCACGATGGCCATGCGGACGTGCCTCGACAGCTCCTCGAGAGCGTCGACGACGCCCTCGATCTCGATGGCCTCGGTCCTCAGATACTCCTGGTAGTACGCATCGCGAACCCCGCGCTGCCGGCTGATGGTCTGCTCGTCGACACCGGCCGCCCGCGCCTGGGCCCAGGTGCCCGAGCCCTGGTTCATGTCCTGGACGTACTGGTCCAAATCCAAGGTGAAGCCGACGTCCGCGAGCGCGCGCTCGCCGGCCTTGTGGTACCAGAACTCGGTATCGACCAGCACACCGTCATGATCGAAAAGCACGTACCTCTTCACGAGGAAGCGCCGTCGTACGTCGCCCGGGCGACGTCGATGTCCCCGATGTGCCGCTCCGCCCACTCGGTCATCAGGGCCAGCACCGGAAGCAGGCTCTCGCCGACGGGCGTGAGCCGGTATTCGACGCGGGGCGGCGTCGCGCCGGTCACCGACCGCGCGACCAATCCGTCGCGTTCCAGGGTCCGCAGCGTCTGGGTGAGCATCTTCTGCGTGGCGCCGGCCACCGCGCGGGCCAGTTCGCCATGTCGGCGTGGCCCGCCGGCGAGCTCCTTGAGGATCAGGCTGACCCACCGCTCCCCCAACCGGTGCAGCACCCGGTGCGTGGGGCAGGCGGCCACCGAGACGAGGTACGCGGAGCGCGCGCCGGCTCGCCGTTCGTCGGCACGGCTGGTGGCCATGGTTCCTCCAGGCACTTCGAAGTGCGTACTGCCGCCGGGGGTGGGGGCAAGCCTAGCGTCGGCGGCATGAGCGTGATCGGCTTCGCGTGTGCGCTGCCCGGAACCCGGGTGGTCAAGGCGCTGAACACGGTCGGACCGGCGTCGCTGATGGCCGACCCGGGCAGCCTGGCCGTACCACCGGCGACGTTTCTCTGTGGTGACGACGGCGATGCCAAGAAGCTGGTCGCCGGGCTGCTCACCGACCTCGGCTGGTCACCACGGCAGATCGTGGATCTCGGCGGCGTGGCGAACGCCTGGTGGCCGGAGTCGTTCGTGCTCATGGTCCGGCCGCTGGTCGCCGCGCTGGGACCCGTCCCGTTCGGGCTGTCGATCGCCTACTGACGCGAGCGCGCGCGCGACTGTGCGATCGCGCCCAGGGCCAGGATGACCACCACCGCGCCGGCCAGCCACCAGAGCCAGCCGAAGCGGCCCGTCAGGGTGGAGCTGGCGTCCCGGTCGGCCGCCGGCGCCGGCGGCATCTGCTGGGCCACCTTCGCCTCGACCTTGACCAGGGCCTTGCCCGGATGCGGCGCCGGCGACGTCACCGCGACGTCCCACGAGCCCGGCGTCAGGACCGGTCCGCTGGTGTAGAAGCCCTGGCCTTCCGCCGACGGGTTGAGCTGGATCGGGCCGACCGTGCGGCCGCTCTCCCCCGTCGCGTTCAGCACCAGGCGCACGCCGGTCTCCACCGGGTGCTTGTCCTTCGTGTAGATCGCGCGGACCGTCACGCCCCCCGCGCCGTCGCCGGCGACGTCGAGCGTGACGGGTCCGTCGTGTGCGTATGCGGGCAGGCCCGGGACGAGGGCCAGCAACGCCGCCGCGAAGATCGCCGCAACGCCGCGAATGAACACCCTCATCCCGAGCCTCCTTGGTTCCGAGTTACTTCAGCGGTCCGCCGGCGACCTGCCGGGCGGCGTCACCGGGCACCCGGCCCGCACCGGCCAGCGACTTGTTGCCGTTGGCCTTCTTGCCCGCCGCGCTCGCGTCGCCGCCGAGGCGGACGATCATCGCGTCGGCGTCGCGGACCAGGACCGCCCGGACCTCGGCGTTGGGCACCAGGGCGGTGTCCTGCGCGAGCTGGCGGAACGCGGTCAGCTGGTTGATCGCCCGGCGGTCGTTGCCGGCCGCCTCGGCCTCGCGTGCCGCCTGCAGCTTGGCGCCGAGCTGCTTGTGCGCCTTCGCCGACAGCCAGCTGGTCGCCTTGAAGCGGTCCAGCAGGGACTGCATGTCGCGGAACGA
Protein-coding regions in this window:
- a CDS encoding choice-of-anchor A family protein → MATRARARVPALAAAAAVVTAAALWASWAPAEAIGPVNPVDGGPELSGFLVVVEQNATLTSNESEGPVAIGGDLTIGGTYQISSNTGHTYGTDAQPTALVIGGRALLTTPPSLASGYLQVNNNKYLKIGDTTGVAVLDQANILQIVPDPPADPNTFPRVQNGANQTPASATAATGIDFAGAFATYRSRAEEMATCPGTVTLRNANGGPIARPITSPTQVYVDLTNNQTNVLNLTASEMDNIVSITYNDPPTANRPVLINVDTGPSYTWNPPTSAGVGGQQASYILYNFPNVTDLTQTGANSVEGTVYAPNATLTDTNSGNIEGSVIVSNLVHGTASANGGEMHNFPFDTTIQCVSSTPTPTPTVTPTGTPTPTPTATPTPTPTPTPTPTPTPTGSPTPTPTPSGTGSPTPTPTGSPTPTPSDTFVPPVWPTERPPYVPHPGIGGGRPPGDMPVTGSPVKPIAIGGALAVLTGLGVLLLVRRRRGLTES
- a CDS encoding HAD-IA family hydrolase; the protein is MKRYVLFDHDGVLVDTEFWYHKAGERALADVGFTLDLDQYVQDMNQGSGTWAQARAAGVDEQTISRQRGVRDAYYQEYLRTEAIEIEGVVDALEELSRHVRMAIVTTAKRRDFEVIHEARRIRQFMDFVLVREDYERAKPHPEPYLTGLKRFGATKGETLVVEDSARGLSSAVAAGIDCVVVHNDFTRTHDFSRATWRIETLSELTDIVLRSA
- a CDS encoding helix-turn-helix domain-containing protein; the encoded protein is MATSRADERRAGARSAYLVSVAACPTHRVLHRLGERWVSLILKELAGGPRRHGELARAVAGATQKMLTQTLRTLERDGLVARSVTGATPPRVEYRLTPVGESLLPVLALMTEWAERHIGDIDVARATYDGASS